AAACAAGCAGAAGAGCAGTAGAAAAGTCTGATGGAGAGCCAGACAGAGGcatacagccagacagagagcgagccagacagagagtcCTCGTTCCATGTATGTGGTTCTACACTTCTGCCAGTGTGTATGaactacactgtgtgtgtgtaatagcaTGAACATCAGCTGATTGGTGTGAGGAGGCAGGGTGATTGAGatatggatggaggggtgggggtcAGGGGTGGTTGGAAGGGGCACACGGTACCTGAGTTGGGCGTCGCCGGAGAGTTAGCCTGGCTAGCCTGCGCCGACACGCTGGCAGCATCCACCGCTGTTTTAACTGCGTAGAGGTTCGCTTCCTCCTGGAACTTACCAATGTTCTTCTTGTACCGTATTCTCTTGTTGCCGAACCAATTAGAAACCTGACGGGGAGACGGATAGACCAGTGTATTAGTCAGTGTTTCCCTTAGATTTCTTTCCAGGGTTGTATTCATcagtgcacaccgtagcaaaaggTTTCCCAACGGAAAACGAAAACAAGCGTTCTTACTGGAAAATGTCAGGTAGTCCATCTCTGTTTCAGtacattttcagtcacctgacACTTTCAATTGAAACCAAATAAAGCCAAATTATTTTAGGCAGGGGAACCGGCCCCCATCTATACACTAGAATGGGAAAAGCTGGTTTCAGTACTGATAAGTCCACTGGCAGCAGAAGCGTGTGGTGCGGTACGGTACCTGTGAGACTGTGATGGCACACTTCTTGGCCAGCTCTTCTTTGGCCTCCTCACTAGGGTAGGGATTGGACAGGTGGGAGTAGAAGTACTCGTTCAGCACCTCTGTAGCCTGCTTGTTGAAGTTACGCCTCTTACGCCTGACAGAGACATCgatacgacacacacacacacaaagtcagtcAGACAATATTCATAATCTCGGAACAATTTTAAAACGCGCTGCAGATTACAAATTAAATTACTGCAAAACTCTTGAAAAGCACACACAGACCTGGCGTCGAGGAATCTGGAGCGTAGAATCATAACGGCCTCACAAGTGCTCTGTTTGAGCTGCATCTGGATGGAGCTGAACTTGCGGTGGATGATGGCCACCATGCGCTCGATCTCCTTGGGAGAGATGGGCCGCGTGCGACTCTGCTCCCTCAGCAGGTTCATCACGTGGTTGGTGAACTCACTGCACGCCTGGGGTGtagggcggaggaggaggagggagagatgggacttTCAAAACAAATTTGAAACTTAAATTCAGTtatacaaaataatacaaattcTCAGGAACAAACCAATCTTTGAAGGACAGCGAAATGTGTGTGCTGTTCCTATTTCTCCAGCTTAGATTGGGAAATCTGTGTAAatgagtctctccctctctcctacctgtTCATATTTCTCCAGCTCAGAGTGGTAGATCTGTCTGATCTGTGCCAGCTTGGCTCTGTAGTCTGAGTGTTCGATGCCGCCGTCGGCACCGGGTGaccctcctgctgctgctgcggcCGCAGCTGCTGCAGCCGAGCCCCCGCCCTTCTCCGGGCCAGACACGCCCTCAGCCAGCAGCATGTTGTCCAGGCGCATGATCTGGGGGTCTGGGGGGTCCTCATCCTGAATGCCTCGGATACTCAGCACTTGAGgcgaaaaaaaagaagaaattcAATATATCAAATCAATCAGGCATTAAGGATAAAAAGGGTTGTCTCAACTGCAACGTCAGGCTCATTCAGATTCAACCCCCCCTTTtcccttctttaaaaaaaaaactttatttaactaggcaagtcagttaagaacttaacaaattcttattttcaatgacggcctagtggggcagaatgacagatttgtaccatgtcagccctgggatttgaacttgcagccttccggttactagtccaacgctctaaccactaggctaccctgccgccccttacaCTTAACTTAAAGTAGATCTGAGGAAGTTGGATAGGTATAGGCAATATGGTAGTAAAACGGTCAGTAAAAGCTGTACAAACAACCCTGCCAATTCTCTCGTCACTTAGCTATtagtcacaaatggcaccctaaaagc
This sequence is a window from Oncorhynchus mykiss isolate Arlee chromosome 13, USDA_OmykA_1.1, whole genome shotgun sequence. Protein-coding genes within it:
- the LOC110486102 gene encoding pre-B-cell leukemia transcription factor 1 isoform X1, yielding MDDQTRMLAGLTGLGGLSQGDVGDPDSVRKQLGQPQQDIGDILQQIMAITDESLDEAQARCWPEESPAHWGRSDDPAEGGGAGGGTAGGGLPLNFQHRKHALNCHRMKPALFSVLCEIKEKTVLSIRGIQDEDPPDPQIMRLDNMLLAEGVSGPEKGGGSAAAAAAAAAAGGSPGADGGIEHSDYRAKLAQIRQIYHSELEKYEQACSEFTNHVMNLLREQSRTRPISPKEIERMVAIIHRKFSSIQMQLKQSTCEAVMILRSRFLDARRKRRNFNKQATEVLNEYFYSHLSNPYPSEEAKEELAKKCAITVSQVSNWFGNKRIRYKKNIGKFQEEANLYAVKTAVDAASVSAQASQANSPATPNSGSSGSYSLSHAGDAAAAAYLGLHPSNLNGAGEAVLNIAPSLQPQVDTLHRATHLTAGYEELTTSSLYIPRRLDPSNSWQDNTQPPSVTSPPGPPGSVHSDTSN
- the LOC110486102 gene encoding pre-B-cell leukemia transcription factor 1 isoform X3 gives rise to the protein MDDQTRMLAGLTGLGGLSQGDVGDPDSVRKQLGQPQQDIGDILQQIMAITDESLDEAQARKHALNCHRMKPALFSVLCEIKEKTVLSIRGIQDEDPPDPQIMRLDNMLLAEGVSGPEKGGGSAAAAAAAAAAGGSPGADGGIEHSDYRAKLAQIRQIYHSELEKYEQACSEFTNHVMNLLREQSRTRPISPKEIERMVAIIHRKFSSIQMQLKQSTCEAVMILRSRFLDARRKRRNFNKQATEVLNEYFYSHLSNPYPSEEAKEELAKKCAITVSQVSNWFGNKRIRYKKNIGKFQEEANLYAVKTAVDAASVSAQASQANSPATPNSGSSGSYSLSHAGDAAAAAYLGLHPSNLNGAGEAVLNIAPSLQPQVDTLHRATHLTAGYEELTTSSLYIPRRLDPSNSWQDNTQPPSVTSPPGPPGSVHSDTSN
- the LOC110486102 gene encoding pre-B-cell leukemia transcription factor 1 isoform X4 translates to MDDQTRMLAGLTGLGGLSQGDVGDPDSVRKQLGQPQQDIGDILQQIMAITDESLDEAQARCWPEESPAHWGRSDDPAEGGGAGGGTAGGGLPLNFQHRKHALNCHRMKPALFSVLCEIKEKTVLSIRGIQDEDPPDPQIMRLDNMLLAEGVSGPEKGGGSAAAAAAAAAAGGSPGADGGIEHSDYRAKLAQIRQIYHSELEKYEQACSEFTNHVMNLLREQSRTRPISPKEIERMVAIIHRKFSSIQMQLKQSTCEAVMILRSRFLDARRKRRNFNKQATEVLNEYFYSHLSNPYPSEEAKEELAKKCAITVSQVSNWFGNKRIRYKKNIGKFQEEANLYAVKTAVDAASVSAQASQANSPATPNSGGYPAPCYTPDGRL
- the LOC110486102 gene encoding pre-B-cell leukemia transcription factor 1 isoform X6, with translation MDDQTRMLAGLTGLGGLSQGDVGDPDSVRKQLGQPQQDIGDILQQIMAITDESLDEAQARKHALNCHRMKPALFSVLCEIKEKTVLSIRGIQDEDPPDPQIMRLDNMLLAEGVSGPEKGGGSAAAAAAAAAAGGSPGADGGIEHSDYRAKLAQIRQIYHSELEKYEQACSEFTNHVMNLLREQSRTRPISPKEIERMVAIIHRKFSSIQMQLKQSTCEAVMILRSRFLDARRKRRNFNKQATEVLNEYFYSHLSNPYPSEEAKEELAKKCAITVSQVSNWFGNKRIRYKKNIGKFQEEANLYAVKTAVDAASVSAQASQANSPATPNSGGYPAPCYTPDGRL
- the LOC110486102 gene encoding pre-B-cell leukemia transcription factor 3 isoform X5, which encodes MAKTRELLLSIRGIQDEDPPDPQIMRLDNMLLAEGVSGPEKGGGSAAAAAAAAAAGGSPGADGGIEHSDYRAKLAQIRQIYHSELEKYEQACSEFTNHVMNLLREQSRTRPISPKEIERMVAIIHRKFSSIQMQLKQSTCEAVMILRSRFLDARRKRRNFNKQATEVLNEYFYSHLSNPYPSEEAKEELAKKCAITVSQVSNWFGNKRIRYKKNIGKFQEEANLYAVKTAVDAASVSAQASQANSPATPNSGSSGSYSLSHAGDAAAAAYLGLHPSNLNGAGEAVLNIAPSLQPQVDTLHRATHLTAGYEELTTSSLYIPRRLDPSNSWQDNTQPPSVTSPPGPPGSVHSDTSN